Sequence from the Pseudomonas sp. LS.1a genome:
CGCCGACGACGCCCTGTGGCTGGACCTGCGCCAGCTGGATGACGAAGCCCAGTGGCTGGCGCAGTTGCCCGCCCTGCAGTTGGGGCCGGTACAGTGATCGTTGGTACCGCCGGCCATATCGACCACGGCAAGACCGCACTGCTCCAGGCCCTGACCGGCCAGGCCGGCGACCAGCGCCAGGAGGAGCGCGCCCGTGGCATGACCATCGACCTGGGCTACCGCTATGCGGCGTTGACCGAGGGGGCGGCACTGACCGGCTTCATCGACGTACCGGGCCATGAGCGCTTTATCCACAACATGCTGGCCGGCGCCCACGGCATCGACCTGGTGCTGCTGGTGGTGGCGGCCGACGACGGGGTGATGCCACAAACCCGCGAGCACCTGGCAATCATCGAGCTGCTCGGCATTCCCCAGGCCCTGGTGGCAATCAGCAAATGCGATCGGGTAGAGCCGGCACGCCTGGCCGAAGTGCAGGCACAAGTCAGCGAATTGCTGGCGCCGGGCCCTTATGCCGGTGCACGGCAGTTTCCGTTGTCGAGTGTGACCGGCGAGGGTATCGATGCCCTGCGCCAGGCGTTGCTGGCGGCGGAGCAGCGCGTGCGCCAGCGCAGCGTGCGCGGCGGTTTCCGCCTGGCCGTCGACCGTGCTTTCGCCGTTACCGGTGCGGGTGTGGTGGTCACGGGCACGGCGCTGGCCGGGCGGGTCAGTGCCGGCGACACCTTGTTGCTGGGCAAGGCCGGCAAACCGGTGCGGGTGCGTGGCCTGCATGCGCAGAACCAGGCCGCCCTGGTGGCCGAGGCGGGCCAGCGTGTGGCGCTGAACATCGCTGCCGAACGCCTGGCGGCGGAACAGGTGCATCGGGGTGACTGGCTGGTGGCCGAGTGGCTGCATGCCCCCAGCGTGCGGGTGGATATCGAACTGAAACTGTTGCCGGGCGAGACCCGGACTTTCGAACATTTCAGCGCCGTGCACGTGCACCTCGGCACCCAGGACATAACGGCCCGGGTGGCCTTGCTCGAAGGAGAAACCCTGACGGCGGGCCAGCGCATGTTCGCCCAGTTGCTGCTCAACGCACCGCTGCAGGCGGTACACGGCGACCGCCTGGTGCTGCGCGACCAGCGTGCCCAGCGCACCCTGGGGGGCGGCAAGGTGCTCGACCCGTTTGCGCCAAGCCGTCAGCGGCGCAGCGATGAGCGCCTGCGCCAGTTGCAGGTGCTGCGTGATACCGAGGACCTGGAGCAGGCCCTGCCGGCGCTGCTCGCCAGCGCACCCGGGGGTGTCGACCCGCAGCGCCTGGAGCGGCAGTTCAATCGCCTGCGCGAAACCTGGCAGTTGCCGGAAGATGTGCTGGTGGTGGCAACACGGCAGGGCCAACTGTTGTTTGCCCGTGCCCAGTGGCAGGCGCTCAAGCGCCTGGTGCTGGAGCAGTTGGCGCGGTTCCATGAGCAGGAGCCTGACCAGCTCGGCCCGGACCGCGACCGCCTGCGCCGCTTTGCTGCCTTGCCGCTGGAGCGGCCCGCTTTTGTCAGCCTGCTGGATGAGTTGCTCGATGACCGTGCCATTGCCAGCAGCGGGCCTTGGCTGCACCTGCCCGATCACAAGGTGCAGTTGAGTGAAGCCGACAGCGCGCTATGGGCGAGTCTGCAACCGAAGTTGCTGGCGGGGCAATACGATCCGCCCTGGGTCAGGACGCTGGCGAGTGAGGAAAACCGTGCCGAAGCCGATGTGCGCCTGTTGCTGCGCAAGCTGGCCCGGTTGGGCCTGGTGCACCAGGTGGTGCGCGACCTGTTCTACCCTGAGGCGACGCTACAGCGCATGGCAGAGCTGCTGCTGGGGCAGGCCAGTGAAACGCCGATAGTGCAGGTTGCCGCGTTTCGCGATATGTTGGGCATCGGTCGCAAGCGCAGTGTGCAGATACTGGAATACTTCGACCGCATCGGTCTGACCCGGAGGGTGGCCGATCAGCGTCACATTCGCGCCGACAGCGCCCTGGCCCAGCAGCAAGCCAGGCACTGAGTTCAAGGAAGGCAATCGCGCCCGGTGGCGCGGCCGGGCTTCAAACCCGGTTGGGGACGGCAGCCGTTCCCGGGCAGGTTCGACTCCCGCTGCCTTCCGCCATTTTTTACTGGCCCATTCGCGGGCAAGCCCGCTCCCACAGGACTTCACAGCCTTCAAGGGCAGTGCTGTACCTGTGGGAGCGGGCTTGCCCGCGAATAGGCCCTGATGGGTGAAAGCTAGGCCCGCTCCCCACACAGATCCAGGGCAAACCACTGCTCAGCTGCATCCACATCCAGCCCGGCCCCCAGCAGCGCAACCATCTTGGCCAGCGCTGCCTCACGGGTCATGCCCCCACCACTGACCAGCCCGGCCCCGCGCAAGCGGTTACCCGCCGCATAGGTATCGAACACCACCGACCCCTCAGGGCACTGGCTGATAGCTGCCAGCATCACACCGCGCTGGCGCGCTGCGCTCAGCACATCCAGCAATGCCTGGTCATCCGACGGCCCGGTACCGCTGCCGTAGCACTCCAGCAGCAACCCCTGCACGCCACTGCCCAGCAGTGCCTGCAAGTGCCCGGCCTGCAGGCCCGGGAACACCGGCACTACCGCCAGGTTGACCGGCTGGCGCGGGTGCTTGTAGCCAAGCTCGGCAGGGATCGCCGTGGCGCGCTCACTGTCACGATGACGTGGCAGCGCGACAAAGGCATCGAACGCCTCGCTGCGCAGCTTCGACGCCCGGCAGCCATGCAGCAGCTGGCCATGGAAGTACAGCTGCACGCCGTCTTCCAGCCCTTGTTCGAACTGGCGCAGCGCGCCGCACAGGTTGCCCCAGGCATCGCTGTCTGCGGCACCCGCCGGCAGCATCGAGCCGGTCAGCAGCACCGGCACCGGCAGGCCCAGCAGCAGGAACGACAATGCCGCGGCGCTGTAGGCCAGGCTGTCGGTACCATGCAGCACCAGCACGCCATCATGGCCAGCAACCTCTACCGCTGCGACGATGGCATCGCGCATCGCCAGCCAGTTGTGCTGTTGCATGTTGGCGCTGTCCAGCAGCGGGTTCAGTTCCTGCAGTGTCCACTGCACCTGGGGCGCATCGGGCATGTGGGCGAAGTGTTCGCGCATGCGCGCTTCGAAACCACCGGCCGGCGCCAGGCCTTCGGGGGTTTCGAGCATGCCGATGGTGCCCCCGGTATAGAGAACGAGGAGATTGTTTACTGCTCGCATGGGAAGCATCCGTAGCGGTGAGCGGAGAAAAGGTAAGCCGCCCACGGACGGGGCGGCTGGAAGGGAGAATATCAGCGCTGCGTCTGGACTTCGCCGACTGCTTTGTCAGTGGCTGTTTCCGCCTGCGGATTGGCAGGCCAGGCATTGCGGTCCAGGTCCAGGTCGGCGAACTTGGCCGAGTCGAACACCGGCTGGTCGACGCCCGCCTTGCGCTGCTCGTCGTAGTCGCGCATTACCCGCAGGCCGACCTTGAACAGCAGGGCCAGAGCCACCAGGTTGACGAAGGCCAGGCAGGTCATGGTGATATCGGCAAAGGCGAACACGGTCGACAGGTCCTGCAGCGAACCCCATACCACCAGCGCCAGTACCAGGCCACGGAACACCATCAGTACCACGCGATTGCGGCTGAGGAACTGCAGGCTGTTCTCGCCCAGGTAGTAGTTGTAGAGGATGCAGGTGAACACGAACAGCGACAGCGCGACGCTGACGAACACGCGGCCCCAGTCACCAACCACGGCGGCCAGCGAGTTCTGGGTCAGGACGATACCGTCACCTTCGAAGCCCGGGGTGTAGAAGCCCGACAGCAGGATCAGCAGCGCGGTGCAGGTGCAGATCACGAAGGTGTCGAGGAACACGCTGAAGGCCTGGACCACGCCTTGGGCACCCGGGTGTTTCACGGCGGCCACGGCGGCGACGTTCGGTGCACTGCCCAGGCCCGCTTCGTTGGCGAACACGCCACGCTTCACGCCCATGACGATGGCGCTGCCGAGCAGGCCGCCGAACGCCGGGTCGAGGCCGAAGGCGCTCTTGAAGATGGTTTCCAGCATGGCTGGCACGTGTTCGATCTGGGTGCCGATCACGTACAGGGTCACGCCGATGTAGGCCAGGGTCTTGACCGGTACCAGCAGGTCCGACACCGCGGCGATGCGCTTGATGCCGCCGATGAAGGTGATGGCCAGCAGCACGGCGAGGACGATGCCGGTGTGCTTGGGGTCGAAGGCGAAGGCGTTCTGCAGCGAGTGGGTCACGGTGTACGACTGCAGGCCGATGAAGGCGAAGCCGTAGGTGACCAGCAGCAGGACCGAGAACACGATGGCCATGCTTTTCAGCTTCAGGCCGTGCTGGATGTAGTAGGCCGGGCCGCCACGGTACAGGCCGTCGCCATCGGCGCGCTTGTAGACCTGGGCCAGGGTGCATTCGAAGAAGCTGCTGGACATGCCCACCAGTGCGGTGACCCACATCCAGAATACGGCGCCTGGGCCACCCAGGGTCACGGCAATGCCGACACCGGCGATGTTACCGGCGCCCACACGGCCGGCCAGGCTCAGCATCAGGGCCTGGAAGGAGCTCAGCTGGCCAGCCTGGCCACGCAGCGACTCCTTGAACACACCGAACATGTGGCCAAAGTGGCGGAACTGGACGAAACGGGAGCGGATGGTGAAGTAGCTACCCAGCCCTACGATCAGCACAATGAGAAGTTTCCCCGAGAGGAAATCGTTGAGTACTTCGAGCATTGGAAAATGACCTCGATTCTTATTGTTCGTGTGGAAAGACCAGCGGACGGCGGGCGCACCGCTATTCGTTGGGGCGCATGGTTGGCTATGACAAGGCCGGTTACAATTTCGCGGATTGCTCTGATTTGGTGCAACCTGATGCTATACTTGCGTCATTCGCGTCACCCGAGCCCTGTGTCATGAGCGTTCATTTCGCTACCAATCTCAAACTGGCCTGCAGCCACTACCGCTCTATCTCCGAAGTTTGCCGCAAGCTCGCGATCAATCGCGCACAGTTCAACAAGTACCTGAGCGGGCAGAGCCGTCCGACGGCATTCAATCTCAAGCGCATCAGCGATTTCTTCGGTGTCGAGGATTACGAGCTGAATTTGCCGCCCGAGCAGTTCAGCCACCTGATCGGTGCGCGTGTGTCGACCTTGGCCGAGCAACCTGGCGACCCGATCAGCGAGTTGTTTCGCCCGTTGCACGAACATGCCGGCAATCTGTCGCGTTATTGCGGCTATTACCTGGAGTATTCCAACTGCATGTCGGTGCCGGGCACGATCCTGGTGTCGCTGGTGCACCTGTGGGAAGAGCGCGGGCAGTTTCTGTTCGAGCGCCAGGAACGCCAGGAGCGCTCCAGTGCCACTGACCACCATGCCGAGGTGCGTTGCCGTTACCTGGGGGCGGCGTTCCAGTTGCAGGACCGGATGTTCCTGGTCGACTACGAGTCGCTGACTTTCAACGAGATGAGCCAGACCATCCTCATCCCCAGCTTCAAAAGCCGCATTACCCGCCTGAACGGCCTCAAGGCCGGTGTTTCCAGCGGTGACCAGCGCTACCCGGCCTGTACCCGGGTGGTGTGGGATTACCTGGGAGAGGAGATCAATCGCATCAACGCCTATCGCCAGGTAAAACTGTACCAGCCGGATGATCCCCGTATAGATGACGACATACGCGAGCGCTTGAGTGTGAGGCCGCTTAGTAACGGATTGTTTGAAATCAAGTAGTGGTCAACGCGTCAGGCGTCGTCGAGGATGAAGTTTTCCACGGCGCTCGCAACCTGATCGGCAATCGCTGGCGTACTGCGTAAGTGGGCGGCGATGCCATGGTCGCAGTCTGTAAGAAACAGGCATTGCAAACGCGACGCTGAAACTGATTGCATCAGGGCCTGGGTAACTTCTTCAGGAATCGGGCTGTAGCGCTCGGCGCCGGCCAGCCACAGGTTACCTGCGCTAGTGCCCGGATCTTTGCCAAATCGTTGTGAGTTCAGCCCGTCATACTCGCCAATTACCATCAGAACTCTGCCTTGGAACCGCTTGAGGAAGGCGTAACTGTCACAATCGAGAAAACCATAGGGTTCTCTGATCGCGGCCGTGAATGCCGGGCCGAACGGTACCTTGTGAGCACGGTCTGGATAGACCGCCGGGCAGATCAGCACGATGCTGTCCACTTGCGGCAACTGTGCTGCAAGTTTCAGCGTTATAGCCGCGCCCAGGCTGTGGCCTATTATCGTCCGACAGCGAAGCGCGATATGCGCGTGGAAACGCCGTGCTTCATCAAGGTTGGTAGCCAGTGAGGGTGACACTGCGCCTGGCTCACTGGCGAGGCTATGACCTGACAGATTGGCAGTGAGGGAACCAATGCCTGCGGCCTGCAGGCGATAGAGCAGTGGATTGAGCCGGGTAAAGTCGGAGCGTGCGCCCCCCAGGACGAATGCCGGCGCTGCGCGTTCGATATCGGGGACCAGCAAGCGGGCTTGTTGCTGGTAGTTTCCAAATACTTCGTCGATGAACAGTTCTTTGCCTGGGGCGAGTTCGTCAAACTGCCATTTCAGGCGCTGAGAAGATTCCGTTTGCAAGTGCATGGGGCCTCTGGAGGAATTGCTTGAGCCATTCGCCGAGTGGAGTTCCCGTATCGAGTAGCAGTTTGATTGCCATGATGATGCAGATAATGACCAGCAGCGGCTTTATGAGACCAGAGCCGAAACGAACGGTACAGCGCAGGCCAGCATGAACAACCAGCCGGCTCCAGGGCCGAAGTTGTCATCATAAAACCCGATGCCTGGAGCAACCTCCACACAGAACAGGTCAGTCCTTTGCCTCCGGGCGGCCCAAGTCTGCAATGGTTTGGCTTGCAATGGCTATGGCCCACGTTGGACTTCCCCGCCCAGAAACCGCAAAATGAGCCCTTTCCTTCAATCAACCTCTCCGGATCTGCTGACTCTATGCGTATGCGCCTAATGCTGTTGGGTGGTGGCAATGCCCTCGGGCAAGCGCTGATTCGTCTTGGGGCCGAGGAGGACATCGCATTCCTGGCGCCGCGCCCGCCCGAGAACGGCTGGACGCCGGCCAGCCTCACCCAGCTGCTCGACGATCATCGCCCCGATGCCCTGGTCAACCTGGCCTATTACTTCGACTGGTTCCAGGCCGAGTCGGTCAGCGAGCAACGCCTGGCTCAACAGGAGCGGGCGGTGGAGCGGTTGGCGGAGCTGTGCCAGCACCACCAGATCACCCTGGTGCAGCCTTCCAGCTACCGGGTGTTCGATGGTTCGCGGGCCACGGCCTATAGCGAAAAGGACGAGCCGGTGCCGCTGGGCCTGCGTGGCCAGGCCCTGTGGCGCATCGAGCAGAGCGTGCGCGCGGCTTGCCCGCAACACGTGCTGCTACGCTTTGGCTGGCTGCTCGACGAAAGCATCGATGGGTCGCTGGGGCGCTTCCTGACCCGTGCCGAGCAACCCCAGGAGCTGCTGCTGGCCGATGACCGGCGCGGCAACCCGACGCCGGTCGACGACGCCGCCCGGGTGATACTGTCGGTGCTCAAGCAACTCGATTGCAGCGCGCCGCTGTGGGGCACCTACCATTACGCCGGCAACGAGGCGACCACGCCGCTGGCGCTAGGCCAGGCGATCCTCGCCGAGGCCGGCCAATACCGTCAGCTGGCCGTGCAGGCACCGACGCCGCAGGCCCATGCCGCGCGCCCGGATGCCAGCGAAGAGCCGCAGCACGCGGTACTGGCCTGCAAGAAAATCCTTCATACCTTCGGCATCAAGCCGCGCGCCTGGCGCGCCGGCCTGCCGCCCCTACTGGACCGGTTCTACCGCCATGGCTGACGCCCCCATCCTGATCACCGGCGGTGCCGGCTTCATTGGCTCCCACCTGTGCGATGCGTTGTTGGACAAAGGCTACGCAGTACGCATTCTCGACGACTTCTCCACTGGCCAGCGGGGCAACCTGCAGGTCGGCCACCCACGGCTGGAACTGGTTGAAGGCGATGTCGCCGATGCCGGGCTGGTCACGCAGGTTGCGGCTGGTTGCAGTGCTGTGGTGCACCTGGCGGCGGTGGCCTCGGTGCAGGCCTCGGTCGAGGACCCGGTGCGGACCCATCAGAGCAATTTCATCGGCACCCTCAATGTGTGCGAAGCCATGCGCGTGCATGGCCTGCGCCGGGTGTTGTTCGCCTCCAGTGCTGCGGTGTACGGCAACAATGGCGAAGGCGAGTCGATTGCCGAAGACACCCCCAAGGCGCCGCTGACCCCCTATGCCGTGGACAAGCTGGCCAGTGAGCAGTACCTGGACTTCTACCGTCGCCAGCATGGCCTGGAGCCTGTGGTGTTCCGCTTCTTCAATATCTTCGGGCCGCGCCAGGACCCGTCTTCGCCGTATTCCGGGGTGATCAGCATCTTCTCCGAGCGTGCTGTGCAGGGTTTGCCGATTACGGTGTTCGGCGATGGCGAGCAGACCCGGGACTTCCTCTACGTGGGCGACCTGGTACAGGTGATGGTGCAGGCGCTGGAGCAGCCGCAGGTCGAAGAGGGCGCGGTGAATATCGGCCTCAACCAGGCCACGTCGCTTAACCAGCTGCTGGCGGCGCTGGAGAAAGTGGTGGGTAGCTTGCCGGCGGTCAGCTATGTGCCGGCACGCTCGGGTGACATTCGCCATTCGCGGGCGGATAACCAGCGTTTGCTGGCGCGGTTCGAGTTTCCGCAGGCGACGCCGATTGTCGAGGGCCTGGCGCGGCTTCTGGGCAAGGGCTGAAATCCTTGGGGGTGCTTTGCGCCCCCTATCGCGACACAAGGCCGCTCCTACAGAGATCGCGTAAAGCCAAACATGTCCGGTCCATGTGGGAGCGGCCTTGCGTCGCGAAAGGGCCGCACAGCGGCCCCGGAATCATCGATGCCGCACCACTTTTCGCAGGCAATCCCCGGCCGCCAGCACCCGCCCA
This genomic interval carries:
- a CDS encoding helix-turn-helix domain-containing protein, translated to MSVHFATNLKLACSHYRSISEVCRKLAINRAQFNKYLSGQSRPTAFNLKRISDFFGVEDYELNLPPEQFSHLIGARVSTLAEQPGDPISELFRPLHEHAGNLSRYCGYYLEYSNCMSVPGTILVSLVHLWEERGQFLFERQERQERSSATDHHAEVRCRYLGAAFQLQDRMFLVDYESLTFNEMSQTILIPSFKSRITRLNGLKAGVSSGDQRYPACTRVVWDYLGEEINRINAYRQVKLYQPDDPRIDDDIRERLSVRPLSNGLFEIK
- a CDS encoding asparaginase; the protein is MRAVNNLLVLYTGGTIGMLETPEGLAPAGGFEARMREHFAHMPDAPQVQWTLQELNPLLDSANMQQHNWLAMRDAIVAAVEVAGHDGVLVLHGTDSLAYSAAALSFLLLGLPVPVLLTGSMLPAGAADSDAWGNLCGALRQFEQGLEDGVQLYFHGQLLHGCRASKLRSEAFDAFVALPRHRDSERATAIPAELGYKHPRQPVNLAVVPVFPGLQAGHLQALLGSGVQGLLLECYGSGTGPSDDQALLDVLSAARQRGVMLAAISQCPEGSVVFDTYAAGNRLRGAGLVSGGGMTREAALAKMVALLGAGLDVDAAEQWFALDLCGERA
- a CDS encoding alanine/glycine:cation symporter family protein → MLEVLNDFLSGKLLIVLIVGLGSYFTIRSRFVQFRHFGHMFGVFKESLRGQAGQLSSFQALMLSLAGRVGAGNIAGVGIAVTLGGPGAVFWMWVTALVGMSSSFFECTLAQVYKRADGDGLYRGGPAYYIQHGLKLKSMAIVFSVLLLVTYGFAFIGLQSYTVTHSLQNAFAFDPKHTGIVLAVLLAITFIGGIKRIAAVSDLLVPVKTLAYIGVTLYVIGTQIEHVPAMLETIFKSAFGLDPAFGGLLGSAIVMGVKRGVFANEAGLGSAPNVAAVAAVKHPGAQGVVQAFSVFLDTFVICTCTALLILLSGFYTPGFEGDGIVLTQNSLAAVVGDWGRVFVSVALSLFVFTCILYNYYLGENSLQFLSRNRVVLMVFRGLVLALVVWGSLQDLSTVFAFADITMTCLAFVNLVALALLFKVGLRVMRDYDEQRKAGVDQPVFDSAKFADLDLDRNAWPANPQAETATDKAVGEVQTQR
- a CDS encoding alpha/beta hydrolase, whose protein sequence is MHLQTESSQRLKWQFDELAPGKELFIDEVFGNYQQQARLLVPDIERAAPAFVLGGARSDFTRLNPLLYRLQAAGIGSLTANLSGHSLASEPGAVSPSLATNLDEARRFHAHIALRCRTIIGHSLGAAITLKLAAQLPQVDSIVLICPAVYPDRAHKVPFGPAFTAAIREPYGFLDCDSYAFLKRFQGRVLMVIGEYDGLNSQRFGKDPGTSAGNLWLAGAERYSPIPEEVTQALMQSVSASRLQCLFLTDCDHGIAAHLRSTPAIADQVASAVENFILDDA
- a CDS encoding sugar nucleotide-binding protein — its product is MRMRLMLLGGGNALGQALIRLGAEEDIAFLAPRPPENGWTPASLTQLLDDHRPDALVNLAYYFDWFQAESVSEQRLAQQERAVERLAELCQHHQITLVQPSSYRVFDGSRATAYSEKDEPVPLGLRGQALWRIEQSVRAACPQHVLLRFGWLLDESIDGSLGRFLTRAEQPQELLLADDRRGNPTPVDDAARVILSVLKQLDCSAPLWGTYHYAGNEATTPLALGQAILAEAGQYRQLAVQAPTPQAHAARPDASEEPQHAVLACKKILHTFGIKPRAWRAGLPPLLDRFYRHG
- a CDS encoding NAD-dependent epimerase/dehydratase family protein; the protein is MADAPILITGGAGFIGSHLCDALLDKGYAVRILDDFSTGQRGNLQVGHPRLELVEGDVADAGLVTQVAAGCSAVVHLAAVASVQASVEDPVRTHQSNFIGTLNVCEAMRVHGLRRVLFASSAAVYGNNGEGESIAEDTPKAPLTPYAVDKLASEQYLDFYRRQHGLEPVVFRFFNIFGPRQDPSSPYSGVISIFSERAVQGLPITVFGDGEQTRDFLYVGDLVQVMVQALEQPQVEEGAVNIGLNQATSLNQLLAALEKVVGSLPAVSYVPARSGDIRHSRADNQRLLARFEFPQATPIVEGLARLLGKG
- the selB gene encoding selenocysteine-specific translation elongation factor yields the protein MIVGTAGHIDHGKTALLQALTGQAGDQRQEERARGMTIDLGYRYAALTEGAALTGFIDVPGHERFIHNMLAGAHGIDLVLLVVAADDGVMPQTREHLAIIELLGIPQALVAISKCDRVEPARLAEVQAQVSELLAPGPYAGARQFPLSSVTGEGIDALRQALLAAEQRVRQRSVRGGFRLAVDRAFAVTGAGVVVTGTALAGRVSAGDTLLLGKAGKPVRVRGLHAQNQAALVAEAGQRVALNIAAERLAAEQVHRGDWLVAEWLHAPSVRVDIELKLLPGETRTFEHFSAVHVHLGTQDITARVALLEGETLTAGQRMFAQLLLNAPLQAVHGDRLVLRDQRAQRTLGGGKVLDPFAPSRQRRSDERLRQLQVLRDTEDLEQALPALLASAPGGVDPQRLERQFNRLRETWQLPEDVLVVATRQGQLLFARAQWQALKRLVLEQLARFHEQEPDQLGPDRDRLRRFAALPLERPAFVSLLDELLDDRAIASSGPWLHLPDHKVQLSEADSALWASLQPKLLAGQYDPPWVRTLASEENRAEADVRLLLRKLARLGLVHQVVRDLFYPEATLQRMAELLLGQASETPIVQVAAFRDMLGIGRKRSVQILEYFDRIGLTRRVADQRHIRADSALAQQQARH